The Hippoglossus hippoglossus isolate fHipHip1 chromosome 2, fHipHip1.pri, whole genome shotgun sequence genome includes a region encoding these proteins:
- the col8a1b gene encoding collagen alpha-1(VIII) chain, translated as MVAAAVHFFSLLVPVFQLCLLRPAHGGVYYGHKQPPHQPLPQHNDGYPQQQFLGNEMPLMPLVPQYGKEMPQLPLQKGKERPLFEGKGQTFPRGAKGPPPPGPGVEGLREGPQGIQGPPGPTGPPGPQGPAGQPGQGLPGLPGKPGPPGPQGYPGIGKPGMPGLPGKPGVPGLAGPKGDLGPSGSEGPTGLPGPAGLPGPPGLPGISKTGGQGLPGQPGPLGEPGQKGPSGLYGPPGSKGDKGIGLPGLPGLKGPGGPPGPRGNVGLPGIGKPGLNGVPGQPGIPGKPGPPGEQGQAGPFGETGQPGQPGLPGIGKPGQEGFRGQPGLFGGKGEPGPPGLPGGPGLPGYGKPGFPGPKGHKGHGGLPGPPGLKGDKGHGGVQGVIGPTGLSGMPGPPGPIGPPGSLGFPGQKGEYGAGGTKGYPGTKGELGPPGLPGQTGRSGEGGQPGQRGFQGPIGPKGEAGMRGLPGVPGAAGLPGPRGEGGNSGETGHQGPQGIPGITGPGGPIGPPGLLGQKGETGVSGKPGYPGDGKPGSPGHIGPQGNPGPSGSPGFPGQQGQPGPPGLPGLPSVSPDLGQVLPVTGPYSGQRQGYKKQKNGGEIGGNGVELPSFTAKLTNPFPLVGSPVIFDKLLHNGNQDYNPQTGTFTCTIPGIYYFAYHVHCKGSNVWVALMKNNEPVMYTYDEYKKGLLDQASGSAVLPLRQGDTVHLQLPSDQAAGLYAGQYVHSTFSGYLLYPM; from the exons ATGGTGGCCGCAGCCGTCCATTTCTTCTCTCTACTCGTCCCAGTGTTCCAGCTGTGTTTGTTACGCCCAGCCCACGGGGGGGTGTATTACGGACACAAGCAGCCACCTCACCAGCCCCTGCCGCAGCACAACGACGGGTATCCCCAGCAACAGTTTTTGGGGAACGAGATGCCACTTATGCCGTTAGTGCCTCAGTATGGAAAAGAGATGCCTCAGCTGCCTTTGcaaaagggaaaagagagacCACTGTTTGAAGGCAAAG GTCAGACATTCCCCAGAGGGGCTAAAGGCCCACCTCCCCCCGGCCCTGGCGTAGAAGGTCTCAGAGAGGGACCACAAGGAATTCAAGGCCCCCCTGGACCGACAGGACCACCGGGACCACAGGGCCCTGCCGGACAACCAGGCCAGGGATTGCCAGGGTTACCGGGAAAGCCGGGGCCTCCAGGTCCTCAAGGTTACCCAGGAATAGGAAAGCCCGGTATGCCAGGATTGCCAGGAAAGCCCGGAGTACCAGGGTTGGCGGGACCAAAAGGCGATCTCGGTCCAAGCGGTAGCGAGGGACCAACTGGACTTCCCGGTCCTGCTGGGCTTCCGGGTCCCCCCGGACTCCCTGGGATTTCGAAAACAGGAGGCCAGGGGCTTCCAGGCCAGCCGGGACCTCTAGGGGAGCCTGGTCAAAAGGGTCCATCTGGGCTATACGGTCCCCCGGGCTCCAAAGGAGACAAAGGAATCGGTCTACCTGGTTTGCCAGGCCTGAAAGGACCTGGTGGACCACCTGGTCCACGTGGGAACGTGGGCCTCCCTGGTATTGGTAAACCTGGCCTCAATGGCGTACCTGGACAACCAGGAATACCAGGAAAACCAGGTCCACCTGGAGAACAAGGCCAGGCGGGACCATTTGGGGAAACAGGTCAACCGGGACAGCCAGGTTTGCCAGGAATTGGCAAACCAGGACAAGAAGGATTTAGAGGTCAACCAGGGCTCTTTGGAGGTAAAGGGGAACCAGGCCCACCAGGCTTACCGGGGGGTCCAGGACTACCGGGTTACGGTAAACCGGGGTTTCCAGGACCCAAGGGTCACAAGGGACATGGAGGTCTTCCCGGACCTCCGGGCCTTAAAGGCGATAAAGGTCATGGAGGTGTTCAAGGGGTCATCGGTCCCACCGGTCTCAGCGGTATGCCCGGTCCCCCAGGTCCAATCGGGCCTCCCGGTAGTCTTGGCTTCCCAGGACAAAAGGGCGAGTACGGTGCTGGAGGAACAAAGGGATATCCTGGAACAAAGGGTGAATTAGGGCCTCCGGGTCTTCCAGGACAGACAGGTAGATCGGGAGAGGGCGGACAACCAGGACAAAGAGGTTTTCAAGGGCCTATCGGCCCTAAAGGAGAAGCGGGTATGAGGGGTTTACCAGGCGTCCCCGGTGCCGCCGGATTACCGGGAccaagaggagaggggggaaatTCGGGAGAAACGGGCCACCAGGGACCTCAGGGAATTCCAGGGATCACAGGACCAGGGGGACCGATCGGACCTCCCGGCCTGCTGGGGCAAAAAGGCGAAACGGGGGTGTCTGGTAAACCCGGCTATCCCGGAGACGGTAAACCGGGATCGCCCGGTCACATCGGTCCTCAAGGTAACCCCGGTCCCAGCGGCTCTCCTGGATTTCCAGGGCAACAGGGACAACCGGGACCCCCCGGTCTTCCGGGACTGCCCTCTGTATCTCCCGATCTCGGACAGGTCCTCCCCGTGACCGGCCCATACAGCGGTCAAAGACAAGGTtacaagaaacagaaaaacgGAGGCGAGATCGGTGGAAACGGCGTGGAGTTGCCCTCGTTCACAGCCAAGCTCACGAATCCATTCCCTCTCGTGGGCTCTCCGGTAATCTTTGATAAACTCCTGCACAACGGCAATCAAGACTACAATCCCCAAACTGGTACTTTTACCTGTACCATACCGGGGATCTACTACTTTGCTTACCACGTCCACTGCAAAGGAAGTAACGTGTGGGTGGCACTGATGAAGAACAACGAGCCGGTCATGTACACTTACGACGAGTACAAAAAGGGCTTGCTGGATCAGGCGTCCGGGAGCGCTGTACTCCCGTTGCGACAAGGAGACACCGTGCACTTGCAGCTGCCGTCGGACCAGGCCGCGGGACTTTACGCCGGTCAATACGTCCACTCAACATTTTCCGGATACTTGTTGTACCCAATGTAA
- the jagn1b gene encoding protein jagunal homolog 1-B, whose translation MASRAGPRAAGTDGSDFQHRERVASHYQMSVALKSEVRKLNIVHVLIWVLMAAQVTVSQLSLVSHKVVASPYQWEYPYLLSIIPTVFSFLALPRNNISYLVISMISGGLFCVAPLIYGSMEMFPVAQQLYRHGKAYRFIFGFSAVSVMYLVIVIAVQVHGWQIYYSKKLLDQWFTSTQEKKKK comes from the exons ATGGCTTCTCGAGCAGGTCCGAGAGCAGCAGGCACGGACGGCAGTGACTTTCAGCACCGGGAGCGGGTTGCCTCACACTACCAGATGAG CGTCGCCTTGAAGTCTGAAGTCCGTAAACTCAACATTGTCCATGTCCTGATCTGGGTTCTGATGGCAGCTCAG GTAACTGTGAGCCAGCTGAGCCTGGTGTCCCACAAGGTGGTGGCCTCGCCCTACCAGTGGGAGTATCCTTACCTCCTGAGCATAATTCCCACAGTCTTTAGCTTCTTGGCGTTGCCTCGCAACAACATCAGCTACCTGGTGATTTCTATGATCAGCGGCGGGCTTTTTTGCGTGGCCCCGCTGATCTACGGCAGCATGGAGATGTTCCCAGTGGCACAGCAGCTGTATCGTCACGGCAAAGCGTACCGCTTCATCTTTGGCTTCTCCGCAGTGTCGGTCATGTACCTGGTGATCGTAATAGCTGTGCAGGTGCACGGCTGGCAGATCTACTACAGCAAGAAGCTGCTGGACCAGTGGTTCACCTCcacacaggagaagaagaagaaatga
- the LOC117775868 gene encoding NF-kappa-B inhibitor zeta-like, which yields MRLLFLISDLGLVEQKGGTGSSHFTLHCRVCLHCRFLWEKRKWRCRKSTNDSLNMLDPGASETTGLSHIYEVQGFIQASVQRNNTVKELLMMKRQKWNCSDEDNHMEQNFKFAEPEPFASDTSPYQLGLHVPVNQNTPPHFPPAYPGSIHLKPQHTQIPPLWGNVAPTVENKLSLFHWQIQQAAHKAGDVPPELLNWQDADGDTYLHIAVAQGRRALAYVLAGRMAKLGSLDLKEHNGQTALQIATATNQHLIVRDLMAHRAQINTCDFWGRSPLHVCCEKGHFLSLQTICNAFCQSQQPIDVDVFNYEGLTPLHTAVLAHNNVIKDLKLLESPCSYVVMQRKHVFVECIQTLLLMGASLATKDLKSGRTCLHMASEEASVQLLQLFLDRPRSLSVVNVKTFSGNTALHVVSALQNHKSQVNAVKLLMKKGADPGTKNSENDLPSQLVPEGPVGEKVCGLKT from the exons ATGCGTTTGTTGTTCCTCATTTCTGATCTGGGCCTCGTCGAGCAGAAAGGTGGGACGGGGTCATCGCACTTTACTCTTCACTGCCGAGTGTGTTTGCACTGCAGGTTTTTGTGGGAGAAGAGAAAGTGGCGGTGCAGGAAGTCAACAAATGACTCCTTGAACATGCTGGATCCAGGAGCGAGTGAGACCACAGGCCTCAGCCACATTTATGAAG TACAAGGATTCATCCAGGCAAGCGTGCAGAGGAACAACACGGTGAAAGAGCTGCTAATGATGAAACGCCAG AAGTGGAACTGCTCAGACGAGGACAACCACATGGAGCAGAATTTTAAATTTGCAGAACCTGAACCCTTTGCCAGCGACACGAGTCCTTACCAGTTGGGCCTTCACGTACCAGTAAACCAAAACACCCCCCCTCATTTCCCTCCTGCTTATCCTGGAAGCATTCACCTCAAGCCGCAGCACACGCAGATTCCGCCTTTGTGGGGAAACGTGGCTCCGACCGTCGAGAACAAACTGTCTCTGTTTCACTGGCAAATCCAGCAAGCGGCACATAAAGCTGGAGACGTTCCCCCCGAGCTGCTCAACTGGCAAGATGCAGACGGGGACAC GTATCTTCACATTGCTGTGGCGCAAGGGAGACGAGCTCTGGCTTACGTGCTTGCTGGGAGAATGGCCAAACTTGGCTCTTTGGACTTGAAGGAGCACAACGGCCAG ACAGCGCTTCAGATAGCCACTGCCACCAATCAGCACTTAATCGTCCGTGATCTGATGGCGCACAGAGCACAAATCAACACTTGTGACTTCTGGGGTCGGTCGCCTTTGCACGTGTGTTGTGAAAAAGGCCACTTTCTCAGCCTTCAG ACAATCTGTAACGCCTTTTGCCAGAGTCAACAACCGATTGATGTTGACGTCTTCAATTATGAGG gtCTGACCCCGCTCCACACGGCAGTTTTGGCGCACAACAATGTCATTAAAGACCTGAAGCTTCTGGAAAGTCCTTGTTCGTATGTGGTGATGCAGAGGAAACACGTGTTTGTTGAATGTATCCAGACTCTGCTGCTCATGGGTGCGTCCCTCGCGACCAAG GATCTCAAAAGTGGCCGGACTTGTCTTCACATGGCTTCTGAGGAGGCAAGCGTGCAGCTGCTGCAACTTTTTCTTGACCGGCCTCGCTCGCTGTCCGTTGTAAATGTTAAG ACGTTTAGTGGAAACACTGCCCTGCACGTTGTCAGCGCTTTGCAAAATCACAAGAGTCAAGTTAATGCGGTAAAGCTGCTGATGAAAAAAGGAGCTGACCCCGGAACCAAGAATTCTGAAAATGACCTGCCGTCTCAGCTGGTGCCCGAAGGACCCGTTGGTGAAAAGGTATGCGGTTTAAAAACCTAA